A region of Subdoligranulum variabile DNA encodes the following proteins:
- a CDS encoding response regulator transcription factor, with the protein MVHILVLEDDAKLNQAVCTYLNDSGFSAKGCLSAQAAYDELYNNLYDLIVSDIMMPEVDGFQFAETVRRVNRTIPILFMSARDDLPSKQRGFQLGIDDYMVKPIELDELLLRIRALLRRAHIEMERRLTVGNLTLDADAVTATVAGQEVPVTTREFNILYKLLSYPNRTFSRAQLMDEFWGVESETSLRAVDVYITKLRDKFSGCDGFAIKTVRGLGYKAVLA; encoded by the coding sequence ATGGTCCATATTCTTGTGCTGGAAGATGACGCAAAGCTGAACCAGGCGGTCTGCACCTACCTGAATGACAGCGGTTTTTCCGCCAAAGGCTGCCTGTCCGCCCAGGCGGCCTACGACGAGCTGTACAACAATTTGTATGATCTCATTGTCTCCGACATCATGATGCCGGAGGTGGACGGTTTCCAGTTTGCGGAAACCGTGCGGCGGGTAAACCGGACCATCCCCATTCTGTTCATGTCCGCCAGGGACGACCTGCCCTCCAAGCAGCGGGGGTTCCAGCTGGGCATCGACGACTACATGGTCAAGCCTATTGAACTGGACGAGCTGCTTCTGCGCATCCGGGCCCTGCTGCGCCGGGCCCATATCGAGATGGAGCGGCGGCTCACTGTGGGCAACCTGACCCTGGATGCCGACGCCGTCACGGCCACGGTGGCGGGGCAGGAGGTTCCGGTGACCACCCGGGAGTTCAACATCCTCTATAAGCTGTTGTCCTACCCCAACAGGACGTTTTCCCGGGCGCAGCTGATGGACGAATTCTGGGGCGTGGAATCCGAGACCAGCCTGCGGGCGGTGGATGTCTACATCACCAAGCTGCGGGACAAGTTTTCCGGCTGCGACGGTTTTGCCATCAAAACGGTGCGCGGGCTGGGGTACAAGGCGGTGCTGGCATGA
- a CDS encoding glycosyltransferase — translation MKYLFINSVCGIRSTGRICTDLARQLEAEGHTCKIAYGRVEEVPEAYRKYAVRIGGDLDLKVHALQTRLWDTHGFGSRQATARFLRWAEEYAPDVLWLHNIHGYYIQVEMLFDWIKRHPNMQVKWTLHDCWAFTGHCAHFTAVGCDQWKTECRHCPQLRQYPACYGFSDVRRNFERKKQAFTGVQHMTLIVPSHWLESRVKQSFLGAYPIEVHYNRINTEVFKPTPGDFRQRYGLQDKVMVLGVATAWSNRKGLDVFVRLAGMLDDRYAIVLVGLTKKQIQQLPPQILGIEQTSDVKELASIYTTADVFVNASVEETFGLTTVEALSCGTPVIVYEDTACAEVVQHTKGKIVPQNVEAVYRAILASGKKTAQGS, via the coding sequence ATGAAATACCTTTTTATCAATTCGGTCTGCGGGATCCGCAGTACCGGGCGGATCTGCACCGACCTGGCCCGCCAGCTGGAGGCGGAAGGGCATACCTGCAAGATCGCCTATGGCCGGGTGGAGGAAGTCCCCGAAGCATACCGGAAATATGCGGTGCGGATCGGCGGGGATCTGGACCTCAAGGTCCATGCCCTGCAGACCCGGCTGTGGGATACCCACGGTTTCGGGAGCCGGCAGGCCACCGCCCGGTTTTTGCGCTGGGCGGAGGAGTACGCGCCGGATGTGCTGTGGCTGCACAACATCCACGGTTACTACATCCAGGTGGAGATGCTGTTTGACTGGATCAAGCGCCATCCCAACATGCAGGTGAAATGGACCCTGCACGACTGCTGGGCCTTTACGGGGCACTGTGCCCACTTTACGGCGGTGGGCTGCGACCAGTGGAAGACCGAATGCCGCCATTGCCCCCAGCTGCGGCAATACCCCGCCTGCTACGGATTCAGCGATGTCCGCCGCAATTTTGAACGGAAAAAACAGGCCTTTACCGGTGTGCAGCATATGACCCTCATCGTGCCCAGCCACTGGCTGGAAAGCCGGGTGAAACAGAGCTTTTTGGGGGCGTATCCCATCGAGGTGCACTACAACCGGATCAATACCGAGGTATTCAAGCCCACGCCGGGGGATTTCCGCCAGCGGTACGGCCTGCAGGATAAGGTGATGGTGCTGGGGGTCGCCACCGCCTGGAGCAACCGCAAGGGGCTGGATGTCTTCGTCAGGCTGGCCGGCATGCTGGATGACCGCTATGCCATTGTGCTGGTGGGACTGACCAAAAAGCAGATCCAGCAGCTGCCGCCCCAGATTCTGGGCATTGAACAGACCAGCGACGTGAAAGAACTGGCGTCCATCTACACCACCGCGGATGTCTTTGTGAACGCCAGCGTGGAGGAAACCTTTGGCCTGACCACCGTGGAGGCGCTCTCCTGCGGGACACCGGTCATCGTCTACGAGGATACGGCCTGCGCCGAGGTGGTGCAGCACACCAAGGGCAAGATCGTGCCCCAGAACGTGGAGGCCGTTTACCGCGCCATTCTGGCCAGCGGGAAAAAGACGGCGCAGGGAAGCTGA
- a CDS encoding C69 family dipeptidase, producing the protein MPCTTILVGKKASHDGSTIIARNDDGAFEAKRLLTHPAREKAATYKTVISHLTVELPGGALRYTDCPNVTKTNGVWPACGINEANVAMTATETITSNARVVGADPYVRYQEKKGRGTKEVPGGIGEEDLVTLVLPYIRSAREGVLRTGALLEQYGTYEPNGMAFADADEIWWLETIGGHHWIARRVPEDRVVVMPNQFGLDHFDFGDAYGEKKENLCSEDLREFVEKYHLALDTGAEFNPRLAFGSHSDADHIYNTPRAWFMARYFLPRTYQWDGENAHFAPESNDIPWSFVPERKVTVEDVRYLLGSYYQGTPYNPYDKNAPCKGKYRTIGVPNSDVCGILQIRGDLPEAIRGVEWLSMGGSGFTACFPVYANVTEFPKYLSGTTDTVSTDHMYWHSRLIAALTDAQFGSSLILDERYQNAVMNRGQQLLYEYDEKIRQGAPAEILQEANRRIAEMVKEESDKALAQILKNASEHMKIRYHRGDN; encoded by the coding sequence ATGCCCTGTACAACGATTCTGGTGGGCAAAAAAGCCAGCCATGACGGCTCGACGATCATTGCCCGCAATGACGACGGCGCCTTTGAAGCCAAGCGCCTTCTGACCCACCCGGCCCGGGAGAAGGCCGCCACCTACAAGACCGTCATCTCGCACCTGACGGTGGAGCTGCCGGGCGGTGCCCTGCGCTACACCGACTGCCCCAACGTGACCAAGACCAACGGCGTCTGGCCCGCCTGCGGCATCAACGAGGCCAACGTGGCCATGACCGCCACCGAGACCATCACCAGCAACGCCCGGGTCGTCGGCGCGGACCCCTATGTGCGGTACCAGGAAAAGAAAGGCCGCGGCACCAAGGAAGTCCCCGGCGGCATCGGGGAGGAGGACCTGGTGACGCTGGTGCTGCCCTACATCCGTTCCGCCCGGGAGGGCGTGCTGCGCACCGGCGCCCTGCTGGAGCAGTACGGCACCTATGAGCCCAACGGCATGGCCTTCGCCGACGCCGACGAAATCTGGTGGCTGGAGACCATCGGCGGCCACCACTGGATCGCCCGGCGGGTGCCGGAGGACCGGGTGGTGGTCATGCCCAACCAGTTTGGCCTGGACCATTTCGACTTCGGGGATGCCTACGGGGAGAAAAAGGAAAACCTCTGCTCCGAAGATCTGCGGGAATTCGTGGAAAAGTACCATCTGGCGCTGGATACCGGCGCCGAGTTCAACCCGCGGCTGGCCTTCGGTTCCCATTCCGACGCCGACCACATCTACAATACCCCCCGCGCCTGGTTCATGGCCCGGTACTTCCTGCCCCGTACCTACCAGTGGGACGGGGAGAACGCCCACTTCGCCCCCGAGAGCAACGACATCCCCTGGTCCTTTGTGCCGGAGCGCAAGGTGACGGTGGAGGATGTGCGGTATCTGCTGGGATCCTATTATCAGGGAACGCCCTACAATCCCTACGACAAAAACGCCCCCTGCAAGGGCAAGTACCGCACCATCGGTGTGCCCAACAGCGATGTCTGCGGTATCCTGCAGATCCGCGGCGATCTGCCCGAGGCCATCCGGGGCGTGGAGTGGCTCTCCATGGGCGGCAGCGGCTTCACGGCCTGCTTCCCGGTGTACGCCAACGTGACGGAGTTCCCCAAGTACCTCAGCGGCACCACCGACACGGTCTCCACCGACCATATGTACTGGCACAGCCGGCTCATTGCCGCGCTCACCGACGCCCAGTTCGGCAGTTCCCTGATCCTGGACGAGCGGTATCAGAACGCCGTGATGAACCGCGGCCAGCAGCTGCTCTACGAGTACGACGAGAAGATCCGCCAGGGCGCGCCGGCGGAGATCCTGCAAGAAGCCAACCGCAGGATCGCCGAGATGGTCAAGGAAGAGTCCGACAAGGCTCTGGCCCAGATCCTCAAAAATGCCTCGGAGCATATGAAGATCCGGTATCACCGGGGAGATAACTGA
- a CDS encoding DUF6077 domain-containing protein, with product MLTILRTCAALAFALGFLPAGLGRLALPGQRPALRYLCGFSMSLVLFEILMLIFHATGSSFRVMVALWCLACGLGALAGFRKSGRLPRPGPFRRPDWGEVLLAVVVLLAVAVLTLNTVFNTTYKNWDDQTYCANAVATWQTDAINRYTFYSGAWVQPFYLIKYIVAGWPNYSAMLAVLSGVHAAILFRTILPLFEIPAAFGLVWLLLRHFFPQSRKKALLGLLYYLLFVLLVSEKMTGVCSEWWLVVNCWTGKSLSFHLVTPAVLWLLFELESQTEAARRRPYWIALFFVSAACCTIAATMFMILPIELGIWGIFYLWRTRRWGEIRNFCLCVAPAVVCALATL from the coding sequence ATGCTGACCATTCTTAGGACCTGTGCCGCCCTGGCCTTTGCGCTGGGGTTTCTTCCCGCAGGTCTGGGCCGTCTGGCCCTGCCGGGGCAGCGTCCGGCCCTTCGGTATCTCTGCGGTTTTTCCATGAGCCTTGTGCTCTTTGAAATCCTCATGCTGATTTTCCACGCCACCGGGTCCAGTTTCCGGGTCATGGTGGCGCTGTGGTGCCTGGCCTGCGGCCTGGGGGCGCTGGCTGGCTTCCGGAAGTCGGGACGCCTGCCCCGCCCCGGCCCCTTCCGCCGTCCCGACTGGGGGGAGGTGCTGCTGGCCGTGGTGGTCCTGCTGGCGGTGGCGGTCCTTACCCTCAACACCGTCTTCAACACCACCTACAAGAACTGGGATGACCAGACCTACTGCGCCAACGCCGTGGCCACCTGGCAGACCGATGCCATCAACCGGTACACCTTCTATTCCGGCGCCTGGGTGCAGCCCTTTTACCTGATCAAGTACATCGTGGCGGGCTGGCCCAATTACAGCGCCATGCTGGCGGTCCTTTCCGGCGTGCATGCCGCGATCCTTTTCCGCACGATCCTGCCGCTGTTCGAGATCCCGGCCGCCTTTGGGCTGGTCTGGCTGCTGCTGCGCCATTTCTTCCCCCAAAGCCGGAAAAAGGCGCTGCTGGGGCTTTTGTACTATCTGCTGTTCGTGCTGCTGGTGTCGGAGAAGATGACCGGCGTGTGCAGCGAATGGTGGCTGGTGGTCAACTGCTGGACCGGCAAGTCGCTGTCCTTCCATCTCGTCACACCGGCGGTATTGTGGCTGCTGTTCGAGCTGGAATCCCAGACCGAGGCCGCCCGGCGCCGCCCCTACTGGATCGCCCTGTTTTTTGTCAGTGCGGCTTGCTGTACCATCGCCGCCACCATGTTCATGATTTTGCCCATCGAGCTGGGCATCTGGGGCATTTTCTACCTCTGGCGCACCCGCCGCTGGGGAGAGATCCGCAACTTCTGCCTCTGCGTGGCGCCGGCTGTGGTCTGCGCGCTGGCCACGCTGTAA
- a CDS encoding HAMP domain-containing sensor histidine kinase, with protein MRSNGKFSDQRVKRGLFPLSTFVLFFLLFALLTTLQMVMIGQAIDYKSLPARNVLAVLVFWVAAAVCSTLLTGLAIRRHYQKPIEEFSEAARRVAAGDFSVYLPPKHPMDKTTHLDVLFMDFNKMVEELGSIETLKTDFFSNVSHEIKTPLAVIQNNAELLQKKQLTEAQRQECTETILQATRRLSSLITNMLKLNKLEKQVIQPLPQVYDVCNQLCNCALQFENIWEKKQIDFEAEIEDRALLCADEGLLELVWTNLLSNALKFTPEGGRVTLAQTSDDREITVTVADTGCGMDEATLQKIFDKFYQGDTSHATEGNGLGLALVRRILELSDGTITVTSTPGSGSSFTVKIPRSLPQEEQQV; from the coding sequence ATGAGATCCAACGGCAAATTCTCCGACCAGCGGGTGAAACGGGGCTTGTTTCCCCTTTCCACCTTTGTGCTGTTTTTCCTGCTGTTTGCCCTGCTCACCACCCTGCAGATGGTGATGATCGGGCAGGCCATCGACTACAAGAGTCTGCCCGCCAGAAATGTCCTGGCGGTGCTGGTGTTCTGGGTGGCAGCGGCGGTCTGTTCCACCCTGCTCACGGGGCTGGCCATCCGCCGGCATTACCAGAAACCCATCGAGGAATTTTCCGAAGCGGCCCGCAGGGTGGCCGCCGGAGACTTTTCGGTGTATCTGCCCCCCAAGCATCCCATGGATAAAACCACCCACCTGGACGTACTGTTCATGGATTTCAACAAGATGGTGGAAGAACTGGGCAGCATCGAAACGCTGAAAACGGATTTTTTCTCCAACGTCTCCCATGAGATCAAGACGCCCCTGGCGGTGATCCAGAACAACGCCGAGCTCCTGCAGAAAAAGCAGCTGACCGAAGCCCAGCGGCAGGAATGTACCGAAACCATCCTGCAGGCCACCCGGCGGCTGTCCAGCCTCATCACCAACATGCTCAAGCTGAACAAGCTGGAAAAGCAGGTGATCCAGCCGCTGCCCCAGGTGTATGACGTCTGCAATCAGCTCTGCAACTGCGCCCTGCAGTTTGAGAACATCTGGGAGAAAAAGCAGATCGATTTTGAAGCGGAGATCGAGGACCGCGCCCTTCTCTGTGCCGACGAAGGATTGCTGGAACTGGTCTGGACCAATCTGTTGTCCAACGCCCTGAAATTCACCCCGGAGGGGGGCCGTGTCACGCTGGCGCAGACTTCCGACGACCGGGAGATCACCGTCACGGTGGCCGACACAGGCTGCGGCATGGATGAAGCCACCCTGCAGAAAATCTTTGACAAATTCTATCAGGGGGACACCTCCCACGCCACCGAGGGCAACGGCCTGGGCCTGGCGCTGGTACGCCGGATCCTGGAACTGTCGGACGGCACCATCACGGTGACCAGCACCCCCGGCAGCGGCAGCAGCTTTACGGTGAAAATTCCCCGATCCCTTCCTCAGGAGGAGCAGCAAGTATGA
- a CDS encoding MATE family efflux transporter: MAEYRTTQELMEQYPVRTLVLRLGLPAMIGQVFNLLYSIVDRIFVGRIPGTGEQALAAIGICAPALTAITAFAYMVGIGGASLMSISLGQGNQRRAEQTLGNAFWLLAGIAVAVTAALLPLRRPLLYLLGCSDALFPYADAYFTLYLLGTLASLMGVGMNQFLLAQGYARQGMIAVVLGALANLVLDPVLIFGLHLGVRGAAAATVLSQCLMAVYVLLCLRRPRMPVRLRLHRLQPDLCRRIVAIGSMSFLITLLDNLIIILLNIVLRRYGGAQGDAWITCATVVQSFLTIVFCPSQGITTGCGTLFSYNYGAAREKNVRQAFLWVFVLCGAYIGLMELAVQLAPAWFAGLFLREASLLQMASLCLRRYTLGLFGVAVQYALVDSLTAMGKVRFAFPLSIFRKLLYILCLLVLPRLGGAAAVFYAGSISDLLGATFSAVVFFAVVWPRLRREIRGRTAAKPCQNGPERV; encoded by the coding sequence ATGGCAGAATACAGAACCACACAGGAACTGATGGAACAATATCCGGTGCGCACCCTGGTGCTGCGCCTGGGCCTGCCCGCCATGATCGGGCAGGTCTTCAACCTTTTGTACAGCATCGTGGACCGTATCTTCGTGGGGCGCATCCCCGGTACCGGCGAACAGGCCCTGGCCGCCATCGGCATCTGCGCCCCGGCCCTCACCGCCATTACCGCCTTCGCCTACATGGTGGGCATCGGCGGCGCCTCCCTCATGAGCATCAGCCTCGGCCAGGGCAACCAGCGCCGCGCCGAACAGACCCTGGGCAACGCTTTCTGGCTGCTGGCGGGCATCGCCGTGGCGGTGACGGCCGCCCTGCTGCCCCTGCGCCGCCCGCTGCTCTATCTGCTGGGCTGCAGCGACGCCCTCTTCCCCTACGCCGACGCCTACTTCACCCTCTACCTCCTGGGCACCCTGGCCTCCCTGATGGGGGTGGGCATGAACCAGTTCCTCCTGGCCCAGGGCTACGCCCGCCAGGGTATGATCGCCGTGGTGCTGGGCGCCCTGGCCAACCTCGTCCTCGACCCGGTGCTGATCTTCGGGCTGCATCTCGGCGTGCGGGGCGCTGCGGCGGCTACCGTCCTCTCCCAGTGCCTCATGGCCGTCTACGTCCTCCTCTGCCTGCGCCGCCCCCGGATGCCCGTCCGCCTGCGGCTGCACCGCCTGCAGCCAGACCTCTGCCGCCGCATCGTCGCCATCGGCTCCATGTCCTTCCTCATCACCCTGCTGGACAACCTCATCATCATCCTGCTCAACATCGTGCTCCGCCGCTACGGCGGCGCCCAGGGCGATGCCTGGATCACCTGCGCCACCGTGGTCCAGAGCTTCCTCACCATCGTCTTCTGCCCCTCCCAGGGCATCACCACCGGCTGCGGCACCCTCTTCAGCTACAACTACGGCGCCGCCCGGGAGAAAAACGTTCGCCAGGCTTTCCTGTGGGTCTTTGTGCTCTGCGGGGCCTACATCGGCCTGATGGAACTGGCCGTCCAGCTGGCCCCCGCCTGGTTCGCCGGGCTCTTCCTCCGGGAGGCGTCCCTCCTGCAGATGGCCTCCCTCTGTCTGCGCCGGTACACCCTCGGCCTCTTCGGCGTGGCCGTCCAGTACGCCCTGGTGGACAGCCTTACCGCCATGGGCAAGGTCCGGTTCGCCTTTCCGCTGTCCATATTCCGCAAACTCCTGTACATCCTCTGCCTTCTGGTGCTGCCCCGGCTGGGCGGCGCGGCAGCCGTGTTCTACGCGGGCAGCATCTCCGATCTCCTGGGCGCGACCTTCAGCGCGGTGGTTTTTTTCGCGGTGGTCTGGCCCCGCCTGCGCCGGGAGATCCGCGGCAGGACCGCGGCCAAACCTTGTCAAAACGGCCCGGAAAGGGTATAA
- a CDS encoding glycosyltransferase encodes MKYLTFFSTEEERALCLGTSPAGVTKSRYMAQLLRETGHPVEIVSPAWSKCGRWQRWKAFDLSLDNGITVHQLATFGTPLRWLTPLQWVHSLLQLFFYLLFHTRAGEPVLVYHSYYLSLPVLLARRIRKFKLLLEVEEIYQDIVPLPRLLQRWEEEIIQTADGYVFSTAAIGERIHRDGIPFLVVNGSYHCEELSRPSSPSDGKIHCLYSGTFDASKAGAYLAVDAAAFLSDRYCIHISGFGTEEETRALLREIQRIQAKTSCEIIYEGFLDDSAYRQLLGKCQIGLNTQTPDQRFSNTCFPSKILVYMSHGLQVVSAANTAITASDVGARLTYYNAQTPEAVAQAIQRVNPRQGAENARFVQQLHAQARARLQTMLEALF; translated from the coding sequence ATGAAATACCTGACCTTTTTTTCCACCGAGGAGGAGCGCGCCCTTTGCCTGGGCACCTCGCCGGCCGGGGTCACCAAAAGCCGCTATATGGCGCAGCTGCTGCGGGAGACCGGCCACCCGGTGGAGATCGTAAGCCCCGCCTGGTCCAAATGCGGCCGCTGGCAGCGCTGGAAAGCCTTTGATCTGTCCCTGGACAACGGGATCACGGTGCACCAGCTGGCCACCTTCGGCACGCCGCTGCGCTGGCTGACGCCCCTGCAGTGGGTCCACTCGCTGCTGCAGCTGTTTTTCTACCTGCTGTTCCACACCCGGGCCGGCGAACCGGTACTGGTCTACCACTCCTACTATCTGAGCCTGCCGGTGCTGCTGGCCAGACGGATCAGAAAATTCAAACTGCTTCTGGAAGTGGAGGAGATCTACCAGGATATCGTACCGCTGCCCCGTCTGCTTCAGCGATGGGAAGAGGAAATTATCCAGACGGCCGACGGGTATGTCTTTTCCACCGCCGCCATCGGGGAGCGCATCCATCGTGACGGGATCCCCTTCCTGGTGGTGAACGGTTCCTACCATTGTGAAGAACTTTCCCGGCCGTCCAGCCCGTCGGACGGGAAGATCCACTGCCTGTATTCCGGCACTTTCGACGCCTCCAAGGCAGGGGCCTACCTGGCGGTGGATGCTGCCGCCTTTTTGTCCGACCGGTACTGCATCCACATCAGCGGCTTCGGCACGGAGGAGGAGACCCGGGCGCTGCTGCGTGAGATTCAGCGGATCCAGGCCAAGACATCCTGCGAAATCATCTACGAAGGCTTTCTGGATGATTCTGCCTACCGGCAGTTGCTGGGGAAATGCCAGATCGGCCTGAATACCCAGACGCCGGACCAGCGTTTTTCCAACACCTGTTTTCCCTCCAAGATCCTCGTGTACATGTCTCATGGGCTGCAGGTCGTTTCCGCTGCCAACACGGCGATCACCGCATCCGATGTGGGGGCGCGTCTTACCTATTATAACGCCCAGACCCCGGAAGCGGTGGCCCAGGCGATTCAGCGCGTAAACCCCCGACAGGGCGCAGAAAACGCCCGTTTCGTGCAGCAGCTGCATGCGCAGGCCCGCGCCCGTCTGCAGACCATGCTGGAAGCGCTCTTCTAA